One region of Triticum aestivum cultivar Chinese Spring chromosome 6B, IWGSC CS RefSeq v2.1, whole genome shotgun sequence genomic DNA includes:
- the LOC123136181 gene encoding probable apyrase 6 isoform X2, whose product MREPTKPLSPRPSRGRCRLCGLCLGSALLAIVVSTLVHLLSPPPQPAPSPRFSVIIDGGSTGTRAHVFSLGPDGRPDLARSAVMRVSPGLSSFAADTARAGESLRPLLEFAKEKVGGEGAAAATEVRLMATAGLRLLEEGVREAILVSCRNALRASGFRFEDSWAKVIPGSDEGIYAWIAANYALGTLGGDPHKTIGIIELGGASAQLTFVSDEVLPLELSTNFTFGETTYTLYSNSFLNFGQNAAQDSYHQILKSRGSSKNGTLVDPCAPKGYSHKRKVLARTSGASRSNLENQYVDNGSGNYKKCRSSSMIMMQEGKEKCKYQQCHLGSNFVPELLGHFLATENFYFTSKFFGLDRSSSLSDFVVAGEQLCNKDLSTLRQKYLNHSDEDFSRYCFSSAYIVALLHDSLGVPLDDKRIEYSNQIGDTHIEWALGAFIANTKDRILGASGAAATQAPKHRPLLAVLGAFLACGVFLGLRWRKPKTKIIYDLEKGRYIMTRIS is encoded by the exons ATGCGGGAGCCCACCAAACCCCTCTCCCCCCGCCCAAGCCGCGGCCGCTGCCGCCTCTGCGGCCTCTGCCTCGGCTCCGCCCTCCTCGCCATCGTCGTCTCCACCCTCGTCCACCTCCTCTCCCCGCCACCTCAGCCTGCGCCCTCCCCGCGCTTCTCCGTCATCATAGACGGCGGCAGCACCGGTACCCGGGCCCACGTGTTCTCCTTGGGGCCCGACGGCCGGCCGGATCTGGCGCGCTCCGCCGTGATGCGCGTCTCCCCGGGGCTCTCCTCTTTCGCTGCGGACACGGCGCGCGCGGGGGAGTCGCTGCGGCCGCTGTTGGAATTTGCCAAGGAGAAGGTAGGGGGCGAGGGGGCCGCCGCAGCAACAGAAGTGCGGCTGATGGCAACCGCTGGCCTGCGGCTACTCGAGGAGGGCGTCCGGGAGGCGATACTGGTGTCCTGCAGGAACGCCCTCAGGGCCTCCGGGTTCCGGTTCGAGGACTCCTGGGCCAAGGTGATCCCAG GTTCTGATGAAGGCATCTATGCTTGGATTGCGGCAAACTATGCTCTGGGCACACTTGGAGGGGATCCTCACAAAACAATTGGAATAATTGAACTCGGGGGTGCTTCAGCTCAG TTGACGTTTGTTTCCGACGAAGTACTTCCTCTGGAACTATCAACTAATTTTACTTTTGGGGAAACAACATACACTCTCTATAGCAACAGCTTTCTAAACTTTGGACAA AATGCAGCACAAGACTCATACCATCAAATACTGAAGTCAAGAG GATCTTCCAAAAACGGTACACTTGTTGATCCTTGTGCCCCTAAAGGATATTCTCACAAAAGGAAAGTATTGGCGAGAACAAGCGGTGCATCAAGATCAAATTTAGAGAATCAATATGTTGATAATGGAAGCGGAAACTATAAAAAATGTAGATCTTCTTCAATGATAATGATGCAAGAAGGAAAGG AAAAGTGCAAGTATCAGCAATGTCACCTAGGATCTAATTTCGTCCCTGAGCTGCTTGGGCATTTCCTAGCAACTGAAAATTTCTATTTTACATCCAAG TTCTTTGGACTAGACCGGTCTTCATCACTGTCTGATTTTGTGGTTGCTGGAGAGCAACTTTGCAACAAGGACTTGTCCACGCTGAGACAAAAGTATCTCAATCATTCAGATGAAGATTTCTCACGGTATTGCTTCTCGTCGGCATACATTGTGGCTCTACTGCACGACAGCCTTGGTGTGCCATTGGATGACAAGAG GATCGAGTATTCAAATCAGATCGGCGACACTCATATTGAGTGGGCCCTAGGAGCTTTCATTGCAAATACAAAAGATAGGATTCTAGGGGCATCGGGGGCTGCGGCAACACAGGCACCTAAGCATAGACCACTGCTCGCCGTGCTGGGAGCGTTTCTTGCTTGCGGAGTATTTTTGGGGTTGAGATGGAGGAAGCCCAAGACAAAGATTATATATGATTTAGAGAAAGGCCGATACATTATGACACGCATCAGCTGA
- the LOC123136181 gene encoding probable apyrase 6 isoform X1 gives MREPTKPLSPRPSRGRCRLCGLCLGSALLAIVVSTLVHLLSPPPQPAPSPRFSVIIDGGSTGTRAHVFSLGPDGRPDLARSAVMRVSPGLSSFAADTARAGESLRPLLEFAKEKVGGEGAAAATEVRLMATAGLRLLEEGVREAILVSCRNALRASGFRFEDSWAKVIPGSDEGIYAWIAANYALGTLGGDPHKTIGIIELGGASAQLTFVSDEVLPLELSTNFTFGETTYTLYSNSFLNFGQYSFASTSTGQCFIMIRAIEGSSKNGTLVDPCAPKGYSHKRKVLARTSGASRSNLENQYVDNGSGNYKKCRSSSMIMMQEGKEKCKYQQCHLGSNFVPELLGHFLATENFYFTSKFFGLDRSSSLSDFVVAGEQLCNKDLSTLRQKYLNHSDEDFSRYCFSSAYIVALLHDSLGVPLDDKRIEYSNQIGDTHIEWALGAFIANTKDRILGASGAAATQAPKHRPLLAVLGAFLACGVFLGLRWRKPKTKIIYDLEKGRYIMTRIS, from the exons ATGCGGGAGCCCACCAAACCCCTCTCCCCCCGCCCAAGCCGCGGCCGCTGCCGCCTCTGCGGCCTCTGCCTCGGCTCCGCCCTCCTCGCCATCGTCGTCTCCACCCTCGTCCACCTCCTCTCCCCGCCACCTCAGCCTGCGCCCTCCCCGCGCTTCTCCGTCATCATAGACGGCGGCAGCACCGGTACCCGGGCCCACGTGTTCTCCTTGGGGCCCGACGGCCGGCCGGATCTGGCGCGCTCCGCCGTGATGCGCGTCTCCCCGGGGCTCTCCTCTTTCGCTGCGGACACGGCGCGCGCGGGGGAGTCGCTGCGGCCGCTGTTGGAATTTGCCAAGGAGAAGGTAGGGGGCGAGGGGGCCGCCGCAGCAACAGAAGTGCGGCTGATGGCAACCGCTGGCCTGCGGCTACTCGAGGAGGGCGTCCGGGAGGCGATACTGGTGTCCTGCAGGAACGCCCTCAGGGCCTCCGGGTTCCGGTTCGAGGACTCCTGGGCCAAGGTGATCCCAG GTTCTGATGAAGGCATCTATGCTTGGATTGCGGCAAACTATGCTCTGGGCACACTTGGAGGGGATCCTCACAAAACAATTGGAATAATTGAACTCGGGGGTGCTTCAGCTCAG TTGACGTTTGTTTCCGACGAAGTACTTCCTCTGGAACTATCAACTAATTTTACTTTTGGGGAAACAACATACACTCTCTATAGCAACAGCTTTCTAAACTTTGGACAA TACTCTTTTGCAAGTACAAGTACCGGCCAGTGTTTCATCATGATTCGTGCAATTGAAGGATCTTCCAAAAACGGTACACTTGTTGATCCTTGTGCCCCTAAAGGATATTCTCACAAAAGGAAAGTATTGGCGAGAACAAGCGGTGCATCAAGATCAAATTTAGAGAATCAATATGTTGATAATGGAAGCGGAAACTATAAAAAATGTAGATCTTCTTCAATGATAATGATGCAAGAAGGAAAGG AAAAGTGCAAGTATCAGCAATGTCACCTAGGATCTAATTTCGTCCCTGAGCTGCTTGGGCATTTCCTAGCAACTGAAAATTTCTATTTTACATCCAAG TTCTTTGGACTAGACCGGTCTTCATCACTGTCTGATTTTGTGGTTGCTGGAGAGCAACTTTGCAACAAGGACTTGTCCACGCTGAGACAAAAGTATCTCAATCATTCAGATGAAGATTTCTCACGGTATTGCTTCTCGTCGGCATACATTGTGGCTCTACTGCACGACAGCCTTGGTGTGCCATTGGATGACAAGAG GATCGAGTATTCAAATCAGATCGGCGACACTCATATTGAGTGGGCCCTAGGAGCTTTCATTGCAAATACAAAAGATAGGATTCTAGGGGCATCGGGGGCTGCGGCAACACAGGCACCTAAGCATAGACCACTGCTCGCCGTGCTGGGAGCGTTTCTTGCTTGCGGAGTATTTTTGGGGTTGAGATGGAGGAAGCCCAAGACAAAGATTATATATGATTTAGAGAAAGGCCGATACATTATGACACGCATCAGCTGA